Proteins encoded by one window of Chromobacterium violaceum ATCC 12472:
- the ispG gene encoding flavodoxin-dependent (E)-4-hydroxy-3-methylbut-2-enyl-diphosphate synthase, translated as MDSVNIARRPTRLVRVGHVLVGSDAPVMVQSMTNTDTADAAGTAEQVYQLAQAGSEVVRITVNSPEAAARVAEIRQRLDDLGCDVPLVGDFHFNGDRLLKEFPDCARALAKYRINPGNVGKGAKGDDKFAFMIRTAMEHDKAVRIGVNWGSLDQALLARMMDANNRAANPLPLPKLMQEALIVSALESAEKAVEIGLSPDNIILSCKVSNVQDLISVYRELGGRCDYPLHLGLTEAGMGSKGIVASSAALAVLLQEGIGDTIRISLTPQPGEARTKEVVVAQELLQTMGLRSFTPLVTACPGCGRTTSTFFQELADHIQSYLRERMPVWRLQYPGVEDMKVAVMGCVVNGPGESKLADIGISLPGTGEVPVAPVYVDGQKDVTLKGDNIPAEFTAIVDNYVKTRYGEGGAKRREVASRTIPIRPVKA; from the coding sequence ATGGATAGCGTGAACATCGCGCGCCGCCCCACCCGCCTGGTGCGGGTGGGGCATGTTTTGGTGGGATCGGACGCGCCGGTGATGGTGCAGTCCATGACCAATACCGACACCGCCGACGCGGCGGGCACGGCCGAACAGGTATACCAGCTGGCGCAGGCCGGCTCCGAGGTGGTGCGCATCACCGTCAACTCGCCGGAAGCCGCGGCGCGGGTGGCGGAGATCCGCCAGCGGCTGGACGACCTGGGCTGCGACGTGCCCCTGGTCGGCGATTTCCACTTCAACGGCGATCGGCTGCTGAAGGAGTTCCCGGACTGCGCGCGGGCGCTGGCCAAGTACCGGATCAATCCGGGCAACGTCGGCAAGGGCGCCAAGGGCGACGACAAGTTCGCCTTCATGATCCGCACCGCGATGGAGCACGACAAGGCCGTCCGCATCGGCGTCAACTGGGGCAGCCTGGACCAGGCGCTGCTGGCGCGGATGATGGACGCCAACAACCGCGCAGCCAACCCGCTGCCGCTGCCCAAGCTGATGCAGGAGGCGCTGATCGTGTCGGCGCTGGAGTCGGCGGAGAAAGCGGTGGAAATCGGCCTGTCGCCCGACAACATCATCCTGTCGTGCAAGGTCAGCAATGTGCAGGACCTGATCAGCGTCTACCGCGAGCTCGGCGGTCGCTGCGACTACCCGCTGCACCTGGGCCTGACCGAGGCCGGCATGGGCAGCAAGGGCATCGTCGCCTCCAGCGCCGCGCTGGCCGTGTTGTTGCAGGAAGGCATAGGCGACACCATCCGCATCTCGCTGACGCCGCAGCCGGGCGAGGCGCGCACCAAGGAGGTGGTGGTCGCGCAGGAGTTGCTGCAGACCATGGGCCTGCGCAGCTTCACGCCGCTGGTCACCGCCTGTCCGGGCTGCGGCCGCACCACCAGCACCTTCTTCCAGGAGCTGGCCGATCATATCCAGAGCTATCTGCGCGAGCGGATGCCGGTGTGGCGGCTGCAGTATCCGGGCGTCGAAGACATGAAGGTGGCGGTGATGGGCTGCGTGGTCAACGGTCCGGGCGAGTCCAAGCTGGCCGACATCGGCATTTCGTTGCCTGGCACCGGCGAAGTGCCGGTGGCGCCGGTCTACGTGGACGGCCAGAAGGATGTGACGCTGAAGGGCGATAACATTCCGGCGGAATTCACCGCCATCGTCGACAACTATGTGAAAACGCGTTATGGCGAGGGCGGGGCCAAGCGCCGCGAGGTCGCCAGCCGCACGATTCCGATCCGGCCGGTGAAGGCCTGA
- the bamB gene encoding outer membrane protein assembly factor BamB, with translation MRRHLLLTALTSSLLLAGCASWFEGSTQFQPTPLAAIKPLQALDVKWTLQQAAPAASFLPVYANGNVVTADADGRIRSVDALSGRVQSDVALKRGLASGVAVSGDTVLVGSQDAKLLAVNRTSGKILWEQPLTSLMLEAPQIAGDIVVVRTNDARLTGFSLADGKQQWSVVNVLPQLTVRNNGSMQAVGKEAVMVGQAGGRVDIVNPLTGNTIWQGAVATPRGATELERVTDVTSRPAFDGGQVCAVAYQGRVACFDARSGSLQWGREVSSSRGVAVDARNVYVTAEDGSIWAYDRQSGRNVWKNDDLKYRDVSGPAMIGRFVLVVDGEGYAHLLSNESGGIVGRNKIGTTGPVNQPVSLGSSALVQGRDGRLAMLNLG, from the coding sequence ATGCGCCGCCATCTGTTGCTTACCGCCCTGACGTCCTCGCTGCTGCTGGCCGGCTGCGCCAGCTGGTTCGAGGGCTCCACCCAGTTCCAGCCGACCCCGCTGGCGGCGATCAAGCCGCTGCAGGCGCTGGACGTCAAATGGACGCTGCAGCAGGCCGCGCCGGCCGCCAGCTTCCTGCCGGTCTACGCCAACGGCAATGTGGTGACCGCCGACGCCGACGGCCGCATCCGCAGCGTGGACGCGCTGTCCGGCCGCGTGCAGTCCGACGTGGCGCTGAAGCGCGGGCTGGCCAGCGGGGTGGCCGTCAGCGGCGACACCGTGCTGGTCGGCAGCCAGGACGCCAAGCTGCTGGCCGTCAATCGCACCAGCGGCAAGATCCTGTGGGAACAGCCGCTGACCAGCCTGATGCTGGAAGCGCCGCAGATCGCCGGCGACATCGTCGTGGTCCGCACCAACGACGCCCGCCTGACCGGCTTCAGCCTGGCCGACGGCAAGCAGCAATGGTCGGTGGTGAACGTGCTGCCGCAGCTGACCGTGCGCAACAACGGCTCGATGCAGGCGGTGGGCAAGGAGGCGGTGATGGTGGGGCAGGCCGGCGGCCGCGTCGACATCGTCAATCCGCTTACCGGCAACACCATCTGGCAGGGCGCGGTGGCCACGCCGCGCGGCGCCACCGAGCTGGAGCGCGTCACCGACGTCACCAGCCGGCCGGCTTTCGACGGCGGCCAAGTGTGCGCGGTGGCCTACCAGGGCCGCGTCGCGTGCTTCGACGCCCGCAGCGGCAGCCTGCAATGGGGGCGCGAAGTGTCCTCCAGCCGCGGCGTGGCGGTGGACGCCCGCAATGTCTACGTGACGGCGGAAGACGGATCGATCTGGGCGTATGATCGCCAGAGCGGCCGCAATGTATGGAAAAACGACGACCTCAAATACCGCGACGTTTCCGGTCCCGCGATGATCGGGCGTTTCGTGCTGGTGGTGGACGGCGAGGGCTATGCCCATCTGCTGTCCAACGAGAGCGGAGGCATCGTCGGACGCAACAAGATCGGCACCACCGGACCGGTCAATCAACCGGTGTCGCTCGGCTCCTCCGCCCTGGTACAGGGACGCGACGGCCGCCTGGCGATGCTGAATCTGGGATAA
- the hisS gene encoding histidine--tRNA ligase, whose translation MAQKYQAVKGMNDVLPAESYQWEYFEEALRKLLADYGYQNIRTPIVEGTPLFVRSIGEVTDIVEKEMYTFVDSLNGDSLTLRPEGTAGTLRAVVEHNLLYNATPKLWYMGPMYRHERPQKGRYRQFHQVGVEALGLAGPDIDAEIIAMTADLWRRLGISQYVRLEINSLGNAEERAAHREALIAYLERHVDILDEDGKRRMHTNPLRVLDTKNPALQEMANAAPKLSDYLGEESRAHYEGWKAMIAALGIEYIENPRLVRGLDYYNRSVFEWVTSELGAQGTICAGGRYDGLIEQLGGKAASGIGFGMGMERVLLLLQDKGLLPAQRSVDVFLVNQGEGAGLYSMKLAQTLRAAGYSVVQHLGEASFKSQMKKADGSGAEFALIVGENEIQAGQVVVKALRADVAQQTVAADAVLATLATLKA comes from the coding sequence ATGGCTCAGAAATACCAAGCGGTCAAAGGCATGAACGATGTGCTGCCGGCCGAATCCTACCAGTGGGAATACTTTGAAGAGGCGCTGCGCAAGCTGCTGGCCGACTACGGCTACCAGAACATCCGCACCCCCATCGTCGAAGGCACGCCGCTGTTCGTGCGTTCCATCGGCGAAGTGACCGACATCGTCGAGAAGGAAATGTACACCTTCGTCGACAGCCTGAACGGCGACAGCCTGACGCTGCGCCCGGAAGGCACCGCCGGCACGCTGCGCGCGGTGGTCGAGCATAATCTGCTGTACAACGCCACGCCCAAGCTGTGGTACATGGGCCCGATGTACCGCCACGAGCGCCCGCAGAAGGGCCGCTACCGCCAATTCCACCAGGTGGGCGTGGAGGCGCTGGGCCTGGCCGGTCCGGACATCGACGCGGAAATCATCGCGATGACCGCCGACCTCTGGCGCCGCCTTGGCATCAGCCAGTATGTGCGGCTGGAGATCAACTCGCTGGGCAACGCCGAAGAGCGCGCCGCCCACCGCGAGGCGCTGATCGCCTACCTGGAACGCCACGTCGACATCCTGGACGAGGACGGCAAGCGCCGGATGCACACCAACCCGCTGCGCGTGCTGGACACCAAGAACCCGGCCTTGCAGGAAATGGCCAACGCCGCGCCCAAGCTGTCCGACTACCTGGGCGAGGAGTCGCGCGCCCATTACGAGGGCTGGAAGGCGATGATCGCCGCGCTGGGCATCGAGTACATCGAGAATCCGCGCCTGGTGCGCGGCCTCGACTACTACAACCGCTCGGTGTTCGAGTGGGTGACCTCCGAGCTGGGCGCCCAGGGCACCATCTGCGCCGGCGGCCGTTACGACGGCCTGATCGAGCAGCTGGGCGGCAAGGCCGCGTCGGGCATCGGCTTCGGCATGGGCATGGAGCGCGTGCTGCTGTTGCTGCAGGACAAGGGCCTGCTGCCGGCGCAGCGCAGCGTCGACGTGTTTCTGGTCAACCAGGGCGAGGGCGCCGGCCTGTACTCGATGAAACTGGCTCAAACCCTGCGCGCCGCCGGCTATTCGGTGGTGCAGCACCTGGGCGAGGCCAGCTTCAAGTCGCAGATGAAAAAGGCCGACGGCAGCGGCGCGGAATTCGCGCTGATCGTCGGCGAAAACGAAATCCAGGCCGGTCAGGTGGTGGTGAAGGCGCTGCGCGCCGACGTCGCCCAGCAGACCGTGGCGGCCGATGCGGTTCTGGCCACCCTCGCCACTCTGAAAGCTTGA
- the der gene encoding ribosome biogenesis GTPase Der translates to MKPTVALVGRPNVGKSTLFNRLTRSRDALVADQPGLTRDRHYGQGRVGEKPYLVVDTGGFEPVVDEGILFEMAKQTLQAVDEADAVVFLVDGRAGLTPQDKIIANRLRQLDRPVFLAVNKAEGMKHAIAGAEFHELALGEPLVISAAHGDGVRELMELVLEGFPDEVEEEDSRHPKFAVIGRPNVGKSTLVNAILGEERVIAFDQAGTTRDSIYIDFEREGHTYTIIDTAGVRRRAKVNEMLEKFSVIKTMKAIEDANVAVLVLDAQLDISEQDATIAGFALEAGRALVVAVNKWDNLDGEQKENVRREIARKLNFLDFAKFHYISAIEGRGVADLFKSIDEAYRAAMSKLATPKLTRVLQVALERQQPPRSGLIRPKMRYAHQGGQNPPVIVVHGNALDSIPASYTRYLEHTFRKVFKLQGTPLRVQYKSSENPFDNDEKDKPRAKPKPMSKMRGREKEVRYGKNSKK, encoded by the coding sequence ATGAAACCTACCGTAGCGCTGGTCGGCCGCCCCAATGTGGGCAAGTCGACCCTTTTCAATCGGCTGACCCGCAGCCGCGACGCCTTGGTCGCCGACCAGCCTGGTCTGACGCGTGACCGCCACTACGGCCAAGGCCGCGTTGGCGAGAAACCGTACCTGGTGGTCGACACCGGCGGCTTCGAGCCGGTGGTGGACGAAGGCATCCTGTTCGAGATGGCCAAGCAGACGCTGCAGGCCGTCGACGAAGCGGATGCCGTGGTCTTCCTGGTGGATGGCCGCGCCGGCCTGACGCCGCAGGACAAGATCATCGCCAACCGCCTGCGCCAGCTGGACCGCCCGGTGTTCCTGGCCGTCAACAAGGCCGAGGGCATGAAGCACGCGATCGCCGGCGCCGAGTTCCACGAACTGGCGCTGGGCGAGCCGCTGGTGATCTCCGCCGCCCACGGCGACGGCGTGCGCGAGCTGATGGAGCTGGTGCTGGAAGGCTTCCCCGACGAAGTCGAGGAAGAGGACAGCCGCCATCCGAAGTTCGCGGTGATCGGCCGTCCCAACGTTGGCAAGTCCACGCTGGTCAACGCCATCCTCGGCGAAGAGCGGGTGATCGCCTTCGATCAGGCCGGAACCACGCGCGACAGCATCTATATTGATTTTGAGCGCGAAGGCCATACCTATACCATCATCGACACCGCCGGCGTGCGCCGCCGCGCCAAGGTCAACGAGATGCTGGAGAAATTCTCCGTCATCAAGACCATGAAGGCGATCGAGGACGCCAACGTCGCGGTGCTGGTGCTGGACGCGCAGCTGGACATCTCCGAGCAGGACGCCACCATCGCCGGTTTCGCGCTGGAAGCGGGCCGCGCCTTGGTGGTGGCGGTCAACAAGTGGGACAATCTCGACGGCGAGCAGAAGGAAAACGTGCGCCGCGAGATCGCCCGCAAGCTGAACTTCCTGGATTTCGCAAAGTTTCATTACATCTCGGCCATCGAGGGCCGCGGTGTGGCAGACTTGTTCAAGTCCATCGACGAAGCCTACCGCGCGGCGATGAGCAAGCTGGCGACGCCGAAGCTCACCCGCGTGCTGCAGGTGGCGCTGGAGCGCCAGCAGCCGCCGCGCTCGGGCCTGATCCGTCCCAAGATGCGCTATGCGCACCAGGGCGGCCAGAACCCGCCGGTGATCGTCGTGCACGGCAATGCGCTGGACAGCATTCCGGCCAGCTATACCCGCTATCTGGAACATACTTTCCGTAAAGTGTTCAAATTGCAGGGTACGCCGCTGAGAGTGCAGTACAAGTCGTCGGAAAACCCGTTCGACAACGACGAAAAGGACAAGCCGCGGGCCAAGCCCAAGCCGATGTCCAAGATGCGGGGCAGGGAAAAGGAAGTTCGCTACGGCAAAAACAGCAAGAAATAG
- a CDS encoding YfgM family protein: MAFDLQEQEQIDSLKAFWQQWGKLIGGAVLAVSLGYLGYKAYGMYQRGQSEKAAAAYEAVDDAVAAKDIAKLKSAAQQLQGEYAGTLYASRAALVLAKAAFDKNDPALAASQLEWVLKNGKDEELQAIARLRLASLLLDQKKFDGAIGELNQAHPAAFDAEFLELKGDVFVAKGDSNGARDAYKAALAKMQGESPNRQLVQTKLDALGG; the protein is encoded by the coding sequence ATGGCGTTCGACTTGCAGGAACAGGAACAGATCGATTCTCTGAAGGCATTCTGGCAGCAGTGGGGCAAGCTGATCGGCGGCGCCGTGCTGGCCGTCAGCCTGGGCTACCTGGGCTACAAGGCCTACGGCATGTACCAGCGCGGCCAGTCCGAGAAGGCCGCCGCCGCCTATGAGGCCGTCGACGACGCGGTGGCCGCCAAGGACATCGCCAAGCTGAAATCCGCTGCCCAGCAGCTGCAGGGCGAATACGCCGGCACCCTCTACGCCAGCCGCGCCGCGCTGGTGCTGGCCAAGGCCGCCTTCGACAAGAATGATCCGGCGCTGGCCGCGAGCCAGCTGGAATGGGTGTTGAAGAACGGCAAGGACGAGGAGCTGCAGGCGATCGCCCGCTTGCGCCTGGCCTCGTTGCTGCTGGACCAGAAGAAGTTCGACGGCGCGATCGGCGAACTGAATCAGGCCCACCCGGCCGCGTTCGACGCCGAGTTTCTGGAGCTGAAGGGCGATGTGTTCGTCGCCAAGGGCGACAGCAACGGCGCGCGCGACGCCTACAAGGCCGCGCTGGCCAAGATGCAGGGCGAAAGCCCGAATCGCCAGCTGGTGCAAACCAAGCTCGACGCGCTGGGAGGCTGA